The genomic stretch GAGTATCGTCTGAACGACTATTAAGTTCCAGCACCTGAAGCACCTGAAACACTCTATCAAGCTCGGTCCAAACCTCATTATAATCAGGCAGAAAGTTTTCGAGTTTCAAATCCCTATTGATAGCAGCGGCATTTTCCGAGTAATCATTCCACATTTCCCTCATATCATCTTTCAGTGCCGCGCTTTGAACCGCATCTCTATAACGACTTTTCAAATCTTCCATGTACCCCTCTACAATACGCTTTGCTACCGCCATTTCATCAATTATATGGGAAACATGCACCAGCATACTCATTGGCTTTTCCTTTTGTAAGCGAAGGTTTCTGACCGCACAGCCCAAAAGAAACTGATCTATTGATCGAGCCAAGCTTGTAGTAATTTCGCCTGTACGATACAACTGATTCCTCTCGGATGGAATTTGTTGGACAAAGTAATCCGAGAGATCGCCCTGAAAAATGCGGGCAGCTCCAAAGTACCCTTCAGGTTTGGGTAGCGAAACAACAAAGTTCCTCGGATAAAGATCGTCTTCCAGCCCATCATGTTCAGTAGTCAAATCGATAAGCGCATTTGCAAACGGTGTCGCTGTGTAGCCAACGTAAGTTTTACGCGAAAAATAACTCAGCAATGTGCGAATACGCTCGTTAGTACGTGTAGGATCTGCATCAGGGTCATTGGCATTCCCATCCACAGATGCCTGATCAGCCTCATCATCAATTATCAGTATTGGCATGTTTGCCCGAGCCTCTGAGTTTGCCTCAGATACATATTCTATTAATCTTTCAAGAACACGCACATTTTTCTTAACTACAGCAAGTGTTGGTGTTACTCGCTCACAATAGCCGGAAAAAAGTCCATGTGTACCCTGAAAAAAGTCACTATCCGCAGAAGTAAGCCTATTCCATGCTTTGGCAGCACCTGGCTGAGCTATGTACGCTCCCTCACTTTCTACATCCCTTATTCCTGTAAGTTCCTGATCCAATCTTACCTGGGTCTGTCTACGCAATACATTATGAATACCTGCTAGAACAACTATGAATTTGTATCCCGCATCCGCTGCTTTTGCAATTAGAGTAGTGAAATTGGCTGTTTTACCACTTTGAACATAACCTACTACCATACCCTTGTAGCTAAATTCTTTTCGAGCTGGGTTGGCTAGCTTATCCATAATACGATAGGTCGCATCATCTATACTTCTTACCACTTTAGCCGCTGAATCCGGACCGTACTTGCGGGTCAATTCGCGGGAGAGGTGATCTTCTAATCGTTTCCAGTAATAGCTGCTTTCGTCATTGTTATGGATATCCCACCATTCAGGATACCACTCTTCGTGCAGCCGAGGGTCTGATACTACTGAAACTGGAATAAGAATGGCACCATCATGTGAGCGTTTGTATTGAGTTTTTTGTAGAAATCGCTCTTCTATCGCTCGTAAGGATTCTTTATCCGGCTTTTCTCGAGTTATCGGATGAGTAACTTGTTCCAGTTCATTATTTATATCAAAAGCCTCGACCCCTACATGATTGAAGTAACCATAAAGATTTTTGGCAATTTGTTCAATGTATTGTTCTTCCATGGCTCAAAGGACTTTTTCTTCTATTAGTCGTTCCAGCGTATTTGCACAAACAGACTTGAAAGTGTCAAACAGTTGGGCATTTTGATCAGATTTGTTATATAACTCAGCAAAGGCTAGCGAAAAAATAAAAGCATCCAAAGCATCAGTTATGGCTTTATTAGTGCTACTCCTGTATACTTTTTCATAAAAAGGGTGATTGGAATTGACAATGACTTTAAAGCGCTCACCCGGGTGACATACAATCTTCCACAGTCTGCCTTTTTCGAGAGTGTCCGACACAATTTCAAAATCTTGGCTTTTACCATACTTGCTGAACTCATGTAGTTTATTGGCCAGCCATGTGCCTCTTGGATTACTCACATGCACTTCTTCTTTGCCCCCCACTTCAGAAGTATGTGTAGTGATCTTATTCTCCTGAATCAGCCCTTTTGAGATTTTGCTCACTTGGGGCGCCTTTCTACGAAAGTTATTATTGACCTTTTTCTGATCACCAGATTTGTTGTACGCAGTCTTGGCCTGCTTTACCACTATAGGATTCACTTGAGTTTTCAGGTGCTGAGCTAGGAGTTCGGGAAACTGCACCCTATTCTTATTTACTGTAATGCGAAAAAGTGCATCAAGTTCTGGGTCTATGTCTATGCTAATACGGGCCAGCTTGTCATGCTCATCCTTTGCCTTAGTAAAGTGCCAGCCCCCAAAGCGAATAATGCGGTTAGCTCGGTAGATATAATAACCCTGAGCATCGTTCCAAGAGAGCAAACCCTTGCCTTTTGTCCAAGCTTCAGAAGAAGAGAAGGCTTGCTGATTAGGCATCACCCAACCTTTAATTTGAATTGCTTTGTTATAACCATCTATATGCAATTCTTCTTGGCTAGGCTTAAGCACTACTTTATTACTATGTTCTTCTTCGCGAAGAAATGGATCCCAAGGACTGATGGGCTCTCCATTAATGCGGATATCAAATGTACCTGTAGTAGCTACTGTTCCATCCAAAAAACGGTGATATACCATACCCAAATGCAAACGCAGCCTGCTAAGTAGACGAATGAAATAGTTGCGCGCCAGCTTTCCATTTTCATATGAATGGTAATCCCTATCAATGTTAAAAACATCGTCCCAGCAAACAAGAGTTCCTTGTTCACCTATTTCTATACTTTCAAGCTCAAGTAAATCGGTAATATCACTTTCATCAAGCTGTAACAATGTCCATTTTTGTGTTTCTTCCACCTTGTCTATATCCCAGCGAAAACCACAAAGAGATGATTTGCTTTTTTTACTAATAACTGTCAATACATTACAGTGACTAAGGGAAGCTGTTTTCATCCCCATACCAAACTTCCCTAAATCTTGATCTTCGTAAGTGGTTTCGGTACCCAGACGCATTGCTTCCTCCAGTACGTCAGCTGTCATGCCGCCACCATTGTCCTGAATGCGACATACAATTGCATTGCTTGCATCAGGCTCAAACCGGATATCCACCCTATTGGCGCTTACCTTTTCTGTTATAGCATTATCGACCACATCGGCAATGGAAGAATAAAGATCGTAGCCCAAACTGCGAAGGGCATGAAAAGTCCGTGGAGCATTAGGAATGCTAATTATTTCTTTCATCTCACACTGATATTGATCTTATGGTTATAGTAGGCTGAATAATATGTTTTCAAGGCAGTTAATCTTTGGTTAGACTTTTTATTTGTTTAAATATGTCATGAACGACATTCCCAATTTGTTTTGCCAAATAAGGCGGCACAGCGTTCCCTACCTGATGAAATTGAGCCGTACGACTACCGCAAAACAGGTAATTATCAGGAAATGTCTGCACTCGAGCTGCTTCGCGCACTGTAAAGCTTCTGCACTGTGCAGGGTCATAATGAATAAAATAATGGCCGTCCTTTGAAATATGACTTGTAACTGTAGTGGCTGCTGTGTTGGGGAGTTGAACTCTGAATCTGTCATTGAACTTTCCACTTTCTGCGGAAGCGTGATCTGGCAATAGTTCTTTTTGATGCTCTGCAAAGTCTTGCATTCTAGGGAAGCGGTGATAATGCTCTGTATAGATTGCAGCAAACAAGTACCTCTTTAAATCTTGAACTAGATGAGAACGAGATTCGTGATTGCAAACCCCACCAAGCTTATCATCCTTGTACCAAGCTCTAAGCGGGTTTGTTTCTGATGGGGTATTATACTTAATGAATTCTGCACCAAAAGATGATGGTTGATTGGAAGTCTTAGGATTCTCCGCAAACCCATTCCAGCTTACGATTTCCTTCTTGAATTGCTTGGTCAGCTTTGTCCAGTTTTCATCTGTGTTTTCAACCTTCTCGTAGATATGTTTTTTTCTACCCTTGACAATACTTGATGAAATAAGACTCTTACTTATTCCACTTCTTATGATTGGTAAATCATCAATTATCGATTCTAAAGTCACTTCCTTACTGACCTTAGCCAAAACACTTGGTTGAATATCCAAATCTTTTCTAATCCCTAGTAGGATGACACGATGTCTTTTTTGAGGCACACCATACTGTTCTGACTTTATTAAATAGTCCGTGTTGTTTTCATAAAGTGGGTTCCCGTTTGCATCAAACGAATCGGGCTTCTTTGTAAGTGAATATATTTTGTATTCAGGCGAATTGTGTTCTTCGAAAACAGAACCAGGTTTTGTTAAATCCCTTAATATCCAATCGAAAACTTTTTCTTCTCCAACCTTGGCTGAGAGTAAGCCTTTTACGTTCTCCATCACAAAAACTGAGGGATGATGTTTCGCGATTATTCGGAGATACTCTTTGTATAAATATACGCGATGATCTTTTGCATCTATACCGCCAACTCTTGATCTACCAACTAATGAATAAGCTTGACAAGGCGGTCCTCCAATTAGAAGCCAATTTTTGGATTGGTTCAAAGCTTTCGATATTCTAGAGTCGATTAAATCCGATGGGAATTTTGGATTTCCGAGTTCGCACAGCCATGCTTCATTTTTTGCAATTTTTGTTTGTTTGGGATATGTGTTGAATAATGAAACTCGTTTCTCCTCTCTTTTGTCAAGGCTTGTTTCTCTCAGTAGTTCGTAATACTTTTCTGGTAGTTTTCCTTTTATAAATTGCCGTGTAAAACTTCTAAGCTCTAATGTTTGATGAGCGTTTTCATCTTTTTCAATTGAAAGCTTAATATTAAAGACCCTTTTATCATTTTCAACCAAAGAAGAAAAACCTTCACCCAGACCTCCCGGACCAGCAAATATGTCTATAACCGGAATAGACATTAAGCATTAAAGTTTAGAAGTTCATGTAGCTCAATACCGAATGTATCAGCCAATCTTTTTAGATTAAGAAGTGATACGTTCTTCTCACCTCTTTCCAATGCACCAATGTAGGTTCGGTGCAATCCTGCTTCTGCCGCCAGCTTCTCCTGAGAGAGGTTTTTCTTAATACGCCTGTCGCGCAAGGACTTACCAAATGATAATAAAAACTCGAAATCGCTATTCATAGAGTTCAAATCTACCAGCCCTCAGGTCGGTTGTCTACACTCTATAAATAGCATTTAGTAAAAAGTTAGATTTAACTTAGAAGAGCTTTTCTTTGTAACTCCCATCTTTAACCTCACACTCCCAAATCACAATAACCTTCCACCCCATTTCTTCAAGCTCGCGTTGGTGTTTTTCATCACGGGCTTTGTTTTTATAGAGCTTATCCTTCCACCATTCAGTGCGGGTTTTAGGTAGGGAGAAGTATTTGCAACCTTCATGAACATGCCAGAAACAGCCATGCACAAAAATTACTGTTTTGTATTTGGGTAAAACCAAATCAGGCTTACCGGGTAGAATTTGTCCTTTATACTTTCCATGCAGATTATAGCGGAAGCCCTGAGCATGGAGATACTTCCTCACCTTCATTTCAGGTTTGGTATCCTTACCCTTTATCCTACTCATATTGTATGAGCGCACCTCAGGTTCGTGTACATCTGCCATATCAAAAACGCTTTGCCCGAAGATAAACAATAGCCAAACTTCAAGTTAATTGAGAATAAACTTTCAATATTTATTGAAAGTTTAAAATATATTATTACTTTAGCCCCATGCAATTAGACGAAGCCAAAAATCAATTCATTCAAGCCTGGGGAGCACTGGGCAGCAGCTGGGGGATAAACCGCACCATGTCTTCTATCCACGCTTTGCTTATTGCCAGCAAAGACGCTATGACCACCGAGGAGATAATGGATACGCTAAAGATTTCGCGTGGCAACGCCAACATGAACATTCGTGCTTTGATTGAGTGGGGTTTGGTGAAAAGAGAAATGGTGGCCGGAGAAAGAAAGGAATATTTTTCTGCGGGAAAAGATGTGTGGGAAATAGCACGTCAAATTGCTAAAGAACGTGCCAAGCGCGAGTTGGAGCCGGTAACTAAAATAGTTGCAGATCTACAAACCGTAGAAGATGACAGTGAAGATGCCAAGCAGTTTAAAGAAACAATGGCCAATCTTCAGGACTTTACCTCTAAGGTAAATGGCACTCTGGATAAGTTTATCAAGTCTGACAAAAACTGGTTTTACAAATCATTGATGAGCCTTATAAAATAGAAGCAAAAAAAATTTACCTACATACTTTCAATTTTTACTGAAACTTCTGTAATTATGAATTTAAATATCCTCGCATACGGTCTTTACTTCGGCATCACTGCCTTTATCATTCTCAGAATTGGTTGGCTATTTTACCACTTTGGCGCAGTATATCTGCATGATCTTTATCCTAACCGACCTGACCTTGCCAACAGCTTAAACAGCATTTTACTAATTGGCTACTATCTGTTCAATCTCGGCTATGTAGCTCTAAACCTCAGCAGCTGGCCACAGCTACAGTCCTACTCCCACTTACTGGCTTTGCTCACCAGCAAAATCGGTTTTATCTGTCTTGCCCTCGGAGCTATTCACTTTGCCAACATGCTGTGGGTAAGACTCCTCAAAAAAGAGAATACAATAAATACTAATCTATAAATTCAATTACCATGACTACGGATTTAACAGTTACCGCCTATTTCATCTACATCCCCATAGCCCTTGTGCTCACATGGTTTGTAGCTCGCAATCTTTTCAAAAACGGACTTGTGTATATGCGCGACATCTTTAACGGAAGAGAAGAAATTGCGGTGAGTACCAATCAACTTTTCAAAACGGGTTTTTACCTTCTTAATGTTGGTTTTGCTTTATGGATCCTCAAAATGTATCAGCTGGAAAACACCCAGGAAATGATTGAGGCTTTGAGCCAAAAAATTGGTGGCTTCAGCATTTACCTCGGTGCCGTACTTTTTGTAAATCTGTTCATGTTTTTTAGAGGTAAAAAAGCGGCTCGTCAAAACAGAGAAGCAACTGAACGCAGAGCCCGCATGATTCCTAATGCTGAATAGGGATGAAAACCAAGAACAAAGCTTACGTGCAAAAAACCGCCACAATCGCCAACCTCATTGGGTTGGCGATCCCGTTCCTTTGGATAACTATTTATGTTTTGCAGCAAGCTGGGTTTCCAAATGGATTATACTGGTATCAAGATGTAGAGTACCCAATTTCTTTTCTTGTAGGATGCATGACGATGTTAGCCACAAGCTTCTCTGTTGCCGGATGTGTAGCTCAGCGCAAAATAGCCTCTAAAGCAGTGTTCATTTTTGCAAGTGTTGGCACCGCTCTACTGGCACTTACAACAGGAAGCTTTCTTGGTAGCATAGTCTTCTTTATAGAGTACCACACCGGCATTGACTATGAAGTTTCTGTTGACCTTCTGTTGAAATATATCGGGATTCCAACCTTATTTTTTGCAGTGGTGGGTGCTATCCCTGCGGGTATTTTTGGAGGAATTGGTGGCTGGTTGATTTATATAAGAAACAAACCCCAGAATTTCTGATTAGTCAATCATCTCTATAATCATCCCTGCAAATTTAAAAATTATTTTTAAATTTGCAGGGATGATTGCTTATGATACATCGCTTAATCACAGAAGAGTTTAACTATTTGCTACAGCATTTTCCGGCTGTAGGTATAGTAGGAGCACGTCAAGTAGGCAAAACTACCTTGGCCAAAAGTCACTTTGACGATAGACAAAAATTTGTATATCTCGATCTGGAAAGAAATTCGGATAGAGCCAAGCTTACAGATGCCGAACTGTTCTTACAATCCAATGAAAATAAAACGGTGATTTTAGATGAAATCCAATTTATGCCCGAGCTTTTTCCCTTGCTACGTTCGCTTATTGATGATAATCGCAGGGCTGCTCGGTTTATCATTTTAGGCTCCGCTTCACCTGCCCTGCTCAGGCAAAGTTCTGAAAGTTTAGCTGGGCGCATTGCTTACTTACTCTTGCGCCCTCTTAATTTACTGGAAGTGAAAACCACTAAAACCTGGCAAGAGACGTGGCTTTTGGGTGGGTTTCCTGAGCCTTTACTAAAATCTCAAAACCGTTTTGCCTCCACTTGGCAGCAAAATTTTATCAATAACTATATACAGCGTGATTTACCCGCTCTAGGTCTAGCCGCAAACCCAAATACAAGTTTGCGACTGCTGCAAATGCTGAGCTCTAACCAGGGTTCTACCCTAAATTTTTCCGTGCTAGCAAGATCTTTAGGAGTTAGCATGCCTTCTGTAAAAACATATTTCAGTTACTATGAAAATGCCTTCTTAGTATATAGCCTAAAGCCCTGGTCTAGCAATCTTAAAAAGCGAATTGTAAAGTCGCCTAAAGTATTTTTTACCGATACTGGAATGTTGCATCATTTGTTAGGTATAAAAAATTTTAACAGCCTGATGGGGCATCTCGCAGTAGGACATTCTTGGGAAGCTTTTGTGATAAATCAACTCATTACCGTTTTGAAACCTGATGATGAATACTACTTTTATCGTACTCAGGATGGTGCCGAAATCGATTTTTTGGTAAGGCGAAATAATAATTGGTTGCTTGCTGCCGAGATAAAACTATCCAACTCTCCCACTCTTACCAAAGGCACCCACATTGCTATGGAAGATTTAGAATTAAAGCATCTTTTTGTAATCACTCCTGAAGCTGATAATTACTACATCAAAGAGAATATTGAGGTAATTGGTTTGCTTGATATTTTGGAAAGAGTAGAGCAATGGTAAGCCCAAGCTGGCAAAAAAAAAGGAGGACTCTCGTCCTCCTTTATATCTCAAAAGCTCATCCTTCGATACAACCTCTCTTCGGTCGGTCACTCAGGATGACATTCGTGTATTACATATTTCTACGGTACTGCCCACCTACCTCAAACAAGGCATTGGTGATTTGGCCTAGTGAACAGAACTTCACTGCTTCCATCAGTACATCAAACATATTTTCATTATGAATAGCTGCTTCCTGAAGACGCTTTAGCCATTTACCGGTAAGGTCTTCGCCACGCTTGTGAAGGCGACCCAACATATCTATCTGGTATTGTTTTTCTTCTTCCGTAGCGCGGATTACTTCACCCGGACGAACCGTTGGTGAACCTTCAGAACTCAAGAAAGTATTCACACCTATAATTGGGAATTCACCTGTGTGCTTAAGGGTT from Owenweeksia hongkongensis DSM 17368 encodes the following:
- a CDS encoding GbsR/MarR family transcriptional regulator, yielding MQLDEAKNQFIQAWGALGSSWGINRTMSSIHALLIASKDAMTTEEIMDTLKISRGNANMNIRALIEWGLVKREMVAGERKEYFSAGKDVWEIARQIAKERAKRELEPVTKIVADLQTVEDDSEDAKQFKETMANLQDFTSKVNGTLDKFIKSDKNWFYKSLMSLIK
- a CDS encoding helix-turn-helix domain-containing protein, yielding MNSDFEFLLSFGKSLRDRRIKKNLSQEKLAAEAGLHRTYIGALERGEKNVSLLNLKRLADTFGIELHELLNFNA
- a CDS encoding DNA cytosine methyltransferase, with the protein product MSIPVIDIFAGPGGLGEGFSSLVENDKRVFNIKLSIEKDENAHQTLELRSFTRQFIKGKLPEKYYELLRETSLDKREEKRVSLFNTYPKQTKIAKNEAWLCELGNPKFPSDLIDSRISKALNQSKNWLLIGGPPCQAYSLVGRSRVGGIDAKDHRVYLYKEYLRIIAKHHPSVFVMENVKGLLSAKVGEEKVFDWILRDLTKPGSVFEEHNSPEYKIYSLTKKPDSFDANGNPLYENNTDYLIKSEQYGVPQKRHRVILLGIRKDLDIQPSVLAKVSKEVTLESIIDDLPIIRSGISKSLISSSIVKGRKKHIYEKVENTDENWTKLTKQFKKEIVSWNGFAENPKTSNQPSSFGAEFIKYNTPSETNPLRAWYKDDKLGGVCNHESRSHLVQDLKRYLFAAIYTEHYHRFPRMQDFAEHQKELLPDHASAESGKFNDRFRVQLPNTAATTVTSHISKDGHYFIHYDPAQCRSFTVREAARVQTFPDNYLFCGSRTAQFHQVGNAVPPYLAKQIGNVVHDIFKQIKSLTKD
- a CDS encoding very short patch repair endonuclease, yielding MADVHEPEVRSYNMSRIKGKDTKPEMKVRKYLHAQGFRYNLHGKYKGQILPGKPDLVLPKYKTVIFVHGCFWHVHEGCKYFSLPKTRTEWWKDKLYKNKARDEKHQRELEEMGWKVIVIWECEVKDGSYKEKLF
- a CDS encoding ATP-binding protein, translating into MKEIISIPNAPRTFHALRSLGYDLYSSIADVVDNAITEKVSANRVDIRFEPDASNAIVCRIQDNGGGMTADVLEEAMRLGTETTYEDQDLGKFGMGMKTASLSHCNVLTVISKKSKSSLCGFRWDIDKVEETQKWTLLQLDESDITDLLELESIEIGEQGTLVCWDDVFNIDRDYHSYENGKLARNYFIRLLSRLRLHLGMVYHRFLDGTVATTGTFDIRINGEPISPWDPFLREEEHSNKVVLKPSQEELHIDGYNKAIQIKGWVMPNQQAFSSSEAWTKGKGLLSWNDAQGYYIYRANRIIRFGGWHFTKAKDEHDKLARISIDIDPELDALFRITVNKNRVQFPELLAQHLKTQVNPIVVKQAKTAYNKSGDQKKVNNNFRRKAPQVSKISKGLIQENKITTHTSEVGGKEEVHVSNPRGTWLANKLHEFSKYGKSQDFEIVSDTLEKGRLWKIVCHPGERFKVIVNSNHPFYEKVYRSSTNKAITDALDAFIFSLAFAELYNKSDQNAQLFDTFKSVCANTLERLIEEKVL
- a CDS encoding ATP-binding protein, coding for MIHRLITEEFNYLLQHFPAVGIVGARQVGKTTLAKSHFDDRQKFVYLDLERNSDRAKLTDAELFLQSNENKTVILDEIQFMPELFPLLRSLIDDNRRAARFIILGSASPALLRQSSESLAGRIAYLLLRPLNLLEVKTTKTWQETWLLGGFPEPLLKSQNRFASTWQQNFINNYIQRDLPALGLAANPNTSLRLLQMLSSNQGSTLNFSVLARSLGVSMPSVKTYFSYYENAFLVYSLKPWSSNLKKRIVKSPKVFFTDTGMLHHLLGIKNFNSLMGHLAVGHSWEAFVINQLITVLKPDDEYYFYRTQDGAEIDFLVRRNNNWLLAAEIKLSNSPTLTKGTHIAMEDLELKHLFVITPEADNYYIKENIEVIGLLDILERVEQW
- a CDS encoding Z1 domain-containing protein, which produces MEEQYIEQIAKNLYGYFNHVGVEAFDINNELEQVTHPITREKPDKESLRAIEERFLQKTQYKRSHDGAILIPVSVVSDPRLHEEWYPEWWDIHNNDESSYYWKRLEDHLSRELTRKYGPDSAAKVVRSIDDATYRIMDKLANPARKEFSYKGMVVGYVQSGKTANFTTLIAKAADAGYKFIVVLAGIHNVLRRQTQVRLDQELTGIRDVESEGAYIAQPGAAKAWNRLTSADSDFFQGTHGLFSGYCERVTPTLAVVKKNVRVLERLIEYVSEANSEARANMPILIIDDEADQASVDGNANDPDADPTRTNERIRTLLSYFSRKTYVGYTATPFANALIDLTTEHDGLEDDLYPRNFVVSLPKPEGYFGAARIFQGDLSDYFVQQIPSERNQLYRTGEITTSLARSIDQFLLGCAVRNLRLQKEKPMSMLVHVSHIIDEMAVAKRIVEGYMEDLKSRYRDAVQSAALKDDMREMWNDYSENAAAINRDLKLENFLPDYNEVWTELDRVFQVLQVLELNSRSDDTLDYTTGEEIKVIAVGGNQLSRGLTLEGLMISYYLRESRQYDTLLQMARWFGYRHGYEDLTRIHTTARIWEFFEHLALVEQELRSEIYRYEEDGLTPMQMALAIRDHRTLSVTAPNKMGAAMMRQTSFSESLNQTIWFPLDQPEVLRENWYLGSRFIEAIDNDTDFTNVNDTGVFLSNDKVDGAIVLEFLNGYSFAGTESTGGPGLPDQLLLEYIDRRLNHASPELTQWSVAVVGNANPTLGVNPVDFGGLQINPLGRSRRYSEKGYNIGVLTESPHLRIDLVEGASSPYDNRDSQNPLLLLYLVAKESRARIQPQLPLSANVRVNLYYGVKTAHVDLLGIAIVLPESPQEPNSYLGQLI